A genomic stretch from Prionailurus bengalensis isolate Pbe53 chromosome E2, Fcat_Pben_1.1_paternal_pri, whole genome shotgun sequence includes:
- the PARD6A gene encoding partitioning defective 6 homolog alpha isoform X2 codes for MARPQRTPARSPDNIVEVKSKFDAEFRRFALPRASVSGFQEFSRLLRAVHQIPGLDVLLGYTDAHGDLLPLTNDDSLHRALASGPPPLRLLVQKREADSSGLAFASNSLQRRKKGLLLRPVAPLRTRPPLLISLPQDFRQVSSVIDVDLLPETHRRVRLHKHGSDRPLGFYIRDGMSVRVAPQGLERVPGIFISRLVRGGLAESTGLLAVSDEILEVNGIEVAGKTLDQVTDMMVANSHNLIVTVKPANQHNNVVRGASGRLTGPPSAGPGPAEAESDDDSSDLVIENRQPPCSNGLSQGPPCWDLRQGPLLPSARSSLPSLDQEQASAGWGSSMRGDGSGFSL; via the exons tTTGATGCTGAGTTCCGACGCTTCGCGCTGCCCCGCGCTTCGGTGAGTGGCTTCCAAGAATTTTCGCGGTTGCTGCGTGCAGTGCACCAGATCCCGGGCCTGGACGTGCTGCTTGGCTATACAGATGCTCACGGCGACCTACTGCCCCTCACCAACGACGACAGCCTGCACCGGGCCCTGGCCAGCGGGCCCCCACCGCTGCGCCTGCTAGTACAGAAGCGGG AAGCCGACTCCAGTGGCCTGGCCTTTGCCTCCAACTCTCTGCAACGGCGCAAGAAAGGGCTTCTACTTCGGCCAGTGGCACCCCTGCGCACCCGGCCACCCCTGCTAATTAGCCTGCCCCAAGATTTCCGCCAGGTTTCTTCAGTCATAGATGTGGACCTACTGCCTGAGACACACCGAAGGGTGCGGCTGCACAAGCATGGCTCTGACCGTCCCCTTGGTTTCTACATCCGAGATGGCATGAGTGTACGTGTAGCTCCCCAGGGCCTGGAACGGGTTCCAGGCATCTTCATCTCCCGCCTGGTACGAGGGGGCCTGGCTGAGAGTACAGGGCTGCTGGCAGTCAGTGATGAGATCCTCGAGGTCAATGGTATTGAGGTCGCTGGGAAGACCTTGGACCAAGTGACGGACATGATGGTCGCCAACAGCCACAACCTCATTGTCACTGTCAAGCCAGCCAATCAGCACAATAATGTGGTGCGTGGGGCTTCTGGTCGTCTGACAGGGCCTCCCTCTGCTGGGCCTGGGCCTGCTGAGGCCGAAAGTGACGATGACAGCAGTGATCTGGTCATTGAGAACCGCCAGCCTCCCTGTTCCAATGGGCTGTCTCAAGGGCCTCCATGCTGGGACCTGCGCCAGGGCCCCCTACTTCCCAGTGCCCGCAGCTCTCTACCCTCCCTGGATCAAGAGCAGGCCAGCGCTGGCTGGGGAAGTAGCATGAGAGGAGATGGTAGTGGCTTTAGCCTCTGA
- the PARD6A gene encoding partitioning defective 6 homolog alpha isoform X1, producing the protein MARPQRTPARSPDNIVEVKSKFDAEFRRFALPRASVSGFQEFSRLLRAVHQIPGLDVLLGYTDAHGDLLPLTNDDSLHRALASGPPPLRLLVQKRAEADSSGLAFASNSLQRRKKGLLLRPVAPLRTRPPLLISLPQDFRQVSSVIDVDLLPETHRRVRLHKHGSDRPLGFYIRDGMSVRVAPQGLERVPGIFISRLVRGGLAESTGLLAVSDEILEVNGIEVAGKTLDQVTDMMVANSHNLIVTVKPANQHNNVVRGASGRLTGPPSAGPGPAEAESDDDSSDLVIENRQPPCSNGLSQGPPCWDLRQGPLLPSARSSLPSLDQEQASAGWGSSMRGDGSGFSL; encoded by the exons tTTGATGCTGAGTTCCGACGCTTCGCGCTGCCCCGCGCTTCGGTGAGTGGCTTCCAAGAATTTTCGCGGTTGCTGCGTGCAGTGCACCAGATCCCGGGCCTGGACGTGCTGCTTGGCTATACAGATGCTCACGGCGACCTACTGCCCCTCACCAACGACGACAGCCTGCACCGGGCCCTGGCCAGCGGGCCCCCACCGCTGCGCCTGCTAGTACAGAAGCGGG CAGAAGCCGACTCCAGTGGCCTGGCCTTTGCCTCCAACTCTCTGCAACGGCGCAAGAAAGGGCTTCTACTTCGGCCAGTGGCACCCCTGCGCACCCGGCCACCCCTGCTAATTAGCCTGCCCCAAGATTTCCGCCAGGTTTCTTCAGTCATAGATGTGGACCTACTGCCTGAGACACACCGAAGGGTGCGGCTGCACAAGCATGGCTCTGACCGTCCCCTTGGTTTCTACATCCGAGATGGCATGAGTGTACGTGTAGCTCCCCAGGGCCTGGAACGGGTTCCAGGCATCTTCATCTCCCGCCTGGTACGAGGGGGCCTGGCTGAGAGTACAGGGCTGCTGGCAGTCAGTGATGAGATCCTCGAGGTCAATGGTATTGAGGTCGCTGGGAAGACCTTGGACCAAGTGACGGACATGATGGTCGCCAACAGCCACAACCTCATTGTCACTGTCAAGCCAGCCAATCAGCACAATAATGTGGTGCGTGGGGCTTCTGGTCGTCTGACAGGGCCTCCCTCTGCTGGGCCTGGGCCTGCTGAGGCCGAAAGTGACGATGACAGCAGTGATCTGGTCATTGAGAACCGCCAGCCTCCCTGTTCCAATGGGCTGTCTCAAGGGCCTCCATGCTGGGACCTGCGCCAGGGCCCCCTACTTCCCAGTGCCCGCAGCTCTCTACCCTCCCTGGATCAAGAGCAGGCCAGCGCTGGCTGGGGAAGTAGCATGAGAGGAGATGGTAGTGGCTTTAGCCTCTGA
- the ENKD1 gene encoding enkurin domain-containing protein 1, with amino-acid sequence MCEGPSRISGPIPPDPTLFPDYYRRPASAQGRLEGNALKLDLVTSDLDLDATPPRGPRIGPGARQILDRGRHGVGVLLQFGGISLSPGASSKRKDPKDYEKENLKRIREIQKRFREQERSREQGQPRPLKALWRSPKYDKVESRVKAQLQEPSPASGTEPTHFLRAHSRCGPGIPPPRAPSPQLNPPGPNAKGPGLDVDFISHNARTAKRAPRRHSRSLQVLAQVLEQQRQAQEHYNTTQKGHIPHYLLQRRDLWRREAEARQHSQPDPAMPPGHTCMPENQRLETLSNLLQSQSQLLRELVLLPAGADSLRAQGHHAELDQKLVQVEEAIKIFSRPKVFVKMDV; translated from the exons ATGTGCGAGGGCCCGTCCCGTATCTCGGGGCCAATCCCCCCAGACCCTACGCTCTTCCCTGACTACTACCGGCGGCCGGCCTCGG CCCAAGGGCGCCTTGAGGGAAACGCGCTGAAGCTGGACCTGGTCACTTCGGACCTCGACTTGGACGCCACCCCTCCGCGCGGTCCCCGCATAGGTCCTGGAGCCAGACAGATCCTGGACCGTGGCAGGCATGGCGTCGGAGTGCTGCTGCAATTTGGGGGCATCTCCCTAAGCCCAGGGGCCTCTTCCAAGA GGAAGGACCCTAAAGACTATGAGAAGGAGAACCTGAAGCGGATCAGAGAGATCCAGAAGCGCTTCCGTGAGCAGGAGCGCAGCCGGGAGCAGGGCCAGCCCAGGCCCCTGAAGGCTTTGTGGCGTTCACCCAAATATGACAAGGTGGAGTCCCGGGTCAAGGCCCAGCTGCAG gagcccagcccagcctctggAACAGAGCCCACCCACTTCCTTCGGGCACACTCCCGCTGTGGCCCTGGGATCCCACCACCCCGTGCCCCCAGTCCTCAGCTAAACCCACCAGGCCCCAATGCTAAG GGGCCAGGCCTGGATGTGGACTTCATTAGCCACAATGCCCGCACTGCCAAGAGGGCCCCCCGGCGGCATTCCCGCTCCCTGCAGGTCCTGGCACAAGTGCTGGAGCAGCAACGGCAAGCCCAAGAGCACTACAACACCACGCAGAAGGGCCACATACCCCATTA CTTGTTGCAACGCAGGGATCTGTGGCGGCGGGAGGCTGAGGCCCGCCAGCATAGCCAGCCGGACCCTGCCATGCCCCCTGGTCACACTTGCATGCCTGAGAACCAGCGGCTGGAGACACTGAGCAATCTGCTCCAGA GCCAGAGCCAGTTGCTACGTGAGCTGGTGCTGCTGCCTGCTGGGGCAGACTCACTGAGGGCCCAGGGCCACCATGCTGAGCTGGACCAGAAGCTGGTGCAGGTAGAGGAGGCCATCAAGATCTTTTCCCGCCCCAAGGTCTTTGTGAAGATGGATGTCTGA
- the CE2H16orf86 gene encoding uncharacterized protein C16orf86 homolog yields MADQCLVPHYEACQTLGEDKCPTVQVSEPELQEERLKLKEERLKPEVESIEERGPPRPMASIVRPSPGPKRKPVNLPGPSHQVHPKAEAEMPQGLPPQREEPEGSQTEPSPSAKQHKKAKKRKSLGAPVLPAVASTVSAPPETLGLERKAQRLRPLYQYINYCNPELNQAGEGDREAEVDVEPELELALVPEEAGVEQLQALLPVTGELGSGLTLPCPSTFVSPTHALAPLGEEVGEEPGCLPKLGISDCLKAEMDKSTQVDIDKMLSVCAAPLVPPLSPHYK; encoded by the exons ATGGCAGACCAGTGCCTGGTACCACACTATGAGGCTTGCCAGACCCTGGGTGAAGACAAGTGCCCAACAGTCCAAGTCTCAGAGCCAGAGCTCCAGGAGGAACGACTCAAGCTGAAGGAAGAGAGGCTCAAGCCAGAGGTGGAGTCAATAGAGGAGAGAGGCCCTCCCAGGCCTATGGCCTCCATTGTGAGGCCCAGTCCTGGTCCGAAGAGGAAGCCAGTCAA cctcccagggccTAGCCACCAAGTCCATCCCAAAGCTGAAGCTGAGATGCCACAGGGGCTGCCACCGCAGAGGGAGGAGCCAGAGGGTAGCCAGACTGAGCCCTCACCATCTGCCAAACAGCACAAAAAAGCCAAGAAGCGCAAGAGTCTGGGAGCTCCAGTGCTCCCAGCTGTGGCCAGCACAGTGTCTGCACCTCCAGAGACCTTGGGGCTGGAGC GAAAGGCCCAGCGCCTGCGGCCCCTGTACCAGTACATCAACTATTGTAATCCTGAGCTGAatcaggcaggggagggggacagggaggctgAGGTGGACGTGGAGCCTGAGTTGGAGTTGGCCCTGGTCCCCGAGGAGGCAGGTGTGGAGCAACTGCAGGCTTTGCTGCCCGTGACAGGTGAGCTGGGGTCAGGCCTCACTCTGCCCTGCCCCAGTACATTCGTGTCCCCCACCCATGCACTGGCTCCCCTGGGAGAGGAGGTTGGAGAAGAGCCAGGGTGTTTGCCCAAGTTGGGGATCAGTGACTGCCTCAAGGCTGAGATGGATAAGTCAACCCAGGTGGACATCGATAAGATGCTGAGTGTTTGTGCCGCCCCACTTGTACCTCCACTCTCTCCTCACTACAAGTGA